From the genome of Arthrobacter sp. SLBN-122:
GGGACCTGCATTATCGACAGCGCCCCCGGCAAAGGCACCAGTGTGACCTGGACGGCGCCAATCTCCGCGTGACTGCGAAGGGCCGGCCAGGGGGGATCAGTGCAGCAGTTCCCACGCGCGCGGGATTGGCACCGGAATCAGCTGGCTGCGGCGCCGGAAGCCCAGCTTCTGCAGTACTGAGGATACACAGGCAGCCACCGACTCATCTGCCAGCACCAGCTCCTGCCCGATCTGCCGGTTCGTCAGGCCGCGGGCCATGAAAGCAAGGACGTTCCGCTCCCTCTCCGTCAGGCTGTCCAGCCAGGACGCGGAGGAAGCTGCGTAAAGGCTTTCCGCAATCCTCTCCCTCACCCCCGGCCGCAACAGTGAACTGCCGGCGGCGGCGCTGCGGATGGCATCCACCAGTTGGTTGTTGTCCCGCACCTGCTTCAGCACGTATCCAGAGGCGCCCGCCAGAACGGCTGCCCGCACGGCATGCGGTTCATCCCAACTTGTCAGGATCAGGCACCGGACTCCGGGGGCGGTGGCGCGAAGCTCGCGGCAGACTTCGATCCCGGTCCCGTCCGGGAGCCTGTCATCCAACACCGCGAGGTCAGGTTCCAGGAGGGGAATCAGGCGCGCGGCCTCTGCCGCCGATCCGCTTTCACCAGCGATAACGAACCCATCGCTTTCGAGCAGGTCCCTCAGTCCCCGCCGCACCGGTTCATGGTCATTGAGGATGAAGATCCGGGCGGTCCAGGCCGGAGACCGACGTGAATCCAGTGGTGCTGCAGGTATTTCCATGAAGACGCTCTCATCGGGTCGATGGCCTCCCCAGCCGCCTTGTCAGCGCGCCCGCCCCGTTCGGAAGGATCCTCAAATGATCATTTCGTGTCCGCTACTTTAGCAGCAGGGCCAAAGGTCCGGTCCTGCCGTTTACCAGCCGTCATCAGGGATCGCCATTGTTCCGGAAGGGTCCGGAAGCCGGCGGGTGAGGCTGCAATGGGAGCACGTGGAGGTGTATTCCAGCCCGTTGACCCATTGGTGGGATTCCTCCAGCCGGTACTCAAACCGGCCGCCCAGCTTTTGGAGCCGGTTGAGGGCGCGGCTGGCCATCTCCCATGAGCTCCAGCTGCCGATCACGCCGCCCGTGTCCCTGAGGATCACGTTGCATCCGCCGTTCCCCAGATCGGCGGTGTCATCCTCAGCGGCAAGGGGTTCGTTCCCGCCGTAGACCGCCCTGTACTCATCCACGGTTGCCATTTACACCAGCTCCCAAGCCGGATTTCAGGACGGCGTCGGCGGACGGCGGCCGAGGAAAGCCTCCACTGTTTGGAGGGTGACAGCTGCGTCCTTGAAGGCCGGGCTGCCGTGCGGGTGCAGCCGGTCCAGCAGGCCCCCGTTGTACTGGAGGCGGCGGAGGGCCGTGGACACCGCGCGGCTGGCATAGGCCAGGTCGCCCTGGTGGCGGAGCAGTGCCAGGGTCATGCCCTGGATCGAGGTCAGTGCGACGGCAAGGACGTTTGCGTCCATCTGCCGGCCGGCGGCCCGGTGCCGGCGCAACTGCGATGCAAACCCGTCCCACACTTCCCGCGCCGCAATCCGTGCCACTTCCGTGCGGGCTTCGTTTTCCGGCAAACCGCGGCACACCAGGTCCTCATGAAGGCAATCGAACCTGCTGCCCAGTTCTTCGGCCATCCTGTCCGCCTCGCTGCCGGGGGAGGTCGAAGGCTTGAAGTTGGAAGGATGGAGGAGCATGGCGCGGCGGCGGGCTGCTTCCTCCCGCGACAGCGGGGCGTGCTCCTGGATTGATGGTCGTGCGGGACGGAGCGTGCGGATTTCAGGCATGCCGGTCCTTTCGGAGTCCAAGCGTGTGTGCATGGGAAAGTCGTGTGTGCATGGGAAAGGGGAGAAGGGGGAAAGCCGCTCCGGCCTCGCAAGCCTGAGGACCCGGACGGCGCCTCTATAAGGATGCCAAGCGTCCCGGCCCGGTTATAGGGCTGAAAGTCCCAACCTCGCAGCGGATTGGGAAAAGGATGGCGGTTCGGGCTGCAGGCGGGGGCTTTGGGCCCTGTTTCCCCTTTGTCCCCGCCCGTAGCGTGGTTTAAGCAGCCCGCGCATGTTGGCTGCCGGAACCGGGAGGCACACGGTGAAATCAGCGAACGCAAGCATCATTGCAGGCATTGTCCTCATTGGGCTCGGTGCCCTTCTGCTGCTGGACCGGCTGGGTGTCATGGACAGTGCCGCCATTGTTGCGCCGCTGATCTTCGCGGCCATTGGGGTTCTGTTCCTGTCCCTGTTCGTCCGGCGGCGGGAAAACTGGTGGGCGGCCATCCCTGGATCCGTGTTCCTGGGCCTGGCAGCCGTCATCACCGCCACCCAGCTCACGGGCGGGGCATGGGGCGCGGCCTTCCTGTTCCTCTTCATGGGGGCCGGCTTCGCCGCGGTGTTCGTGCGGGAACGCACCAACTGGTGGGCGCTGATCCCGTCCGGCGTCATGCTCACGCTGGCGGTCATCGTGGCCCTTCCGCGGGAGCTGCAGGGCATGCCCACCGCCGCGGTCCTCTTCCTGGGCCTGGCGGCCACCTTTGGCCTGCTTTCCCTGGTCCCGGTCCACAGCGCCGGGCACGTTGCCGACCACCCCGCGGAAAGGATGAAGTGGCCGCTGATCCCGGCGGCGGTCCTCACGGTCATGGGGTTGATCTTTGCCCTCCAGGCAACGGTGGTGTTCATTTCTCTGGACTTTGCTTTCCCGGCCATCATGATCGCGGCCGGGATCACCCTGATGGTTTATGCCTATATCGCCCACCGGGACGGACGGCAGAAGACACACCGCACCGGTCCGCGGGCGGGCTGAGCCTGCCGCCTACCGTACTTGGCTGGAGGGGCGCAGCAGCGTGGCCCACAAATGCAGGAACATTCCGGCGAAGGTAGCCAGGAATGCCGCGAGCGCCAGCCACAGCTCCGCCCGGCCGATGGCTGTCACCAACGGCAGCTGGTCGGCGCGGCCCAGATAAATCCCGGCCACCGCGTACATGCCGAGGGGGAAGATCACGCTCCACAGGCCCGGCTCGTAGGACAACGGCACCCGGTGGACCATGTGCCGCCACCAGCCGGCGGCGATGAGTACCGGCAATAGCCACGATGCGAAGGACCAGAACACCACGGAGGCACCTGCCACCAGCCCGCGGGTCGCATCGACCATGGGGGCTCCGGCCATCTCCACGATCCGCGCTCCCGCCAGGACGCTGATGGCCATGGCGCCCATAGCCACGAAGTACTGCGGGCGCAGATCCTCCGGCCGGATGGGATATGTCATGAGCCGGAGCGAGACGAAGATCCCCACGGCGGCATACAGGATGAGGCCCCACCGACCAGGCAACGACGGCGACGAGCGCCAGGGCGGCGCGCCAGTCCGGCGCGGCGAGCGGCTCGATGGAGGCCGCCGCGACAGCCACGGACTGGCTGGCCACGCACCAGATGAACCATGAGCCGTTGGCATCCTTAACCACGGGGCGCTCGGACCGGCCGAGCACGGCGGTCCACGGCACGACGTAGCCAAGCACCACCCAGGCGAGGACCGCGACCGACAGAAGGACCGCCGTCGTGCCCTGCGATCCCGCCATGCCAAGCCGCGTCCCCAGCACATTTGTTCCGGCGATGAAGGTGAAGAATCCGAACGCCCGGCCGGGGTCCAGGAAGTCGCCGCGCATATCGTCGGGGAATTTGGCCAGGCGGAGCAGGCTGAGCGCAAGAATCACCACGTAGGAGAGCGCGCACACCACCAGCAGCGCCACGGATATGGCATGGAACCCTTCGAGTTCGAGCCCCACGGAGATGATCCCGCTGGCCATGGTGAGGGCGAAGTAGCCGGGGGTCAGCGTCCGCACCGCCTGGTTCGCGCGGGAGGCGAAGGAGTGCCGCGCGTCAGTGGCCGTGTCCATGCCCCCAGCTTAGGCCGCTGCATCCGGCACAGGCGCGTGTGGTTACTGTTCCCCGGGGCGGCTCTCGGCCTTTGCCCAGTGCTCCCTGAGCAGCGCAGCAACCCGTTGCGGCTCGATCCGGTGCGGCGGATCAAAATGGTGGCGGTCCGGAAACACCTCAAGCCGGAAGTCAGGGAAGACCTGGCCCAGGCGCCTGGCGTTGTCGGCGTAGTCATCAGGATTGCTTTTGCCGCCCAGGATGAACAGCACCGGACGGTCGAAGGAGGCCAGGCGGTCCCGGTCCAGGTTGTACGACGTGAAGGTCCTGATGAACGCTCCGATCCCTGCCGGCCGCTTGGCCATCCACGGCGGCGGCGGGCCGGGCGGCGGAGGCGGCAGGACGACGTCGTCCCTCACGCCCAGCCGCATGAAGGCGCGGATGAACTCCTCCGGCGGAAGTCCGTCCAACTGGTCATATTTCTTCCACAGCGCCCTGTGCCCTGGGCTCCAGTCCCAGGTGCCTGCCCATGCGGGTTCGAGCAGTGCCAGGCTGCGGAGCCGTTCGGGGTGCGATGCCGTCAGGGCCAGGGTGGCTGAGCCGCCGCCGGAGTATCCCACCACGTGGAAGGTATCCCAGCCGCGCCGGTCGGCCTCGCGGAGCACGCCGTCCGCCTCGGTGTCCAGGCTCCAGTCCCGCGGCGGTGCATCCCCTGCGTAAAGCTCCAGGTCCTTTGCAGCGGCTTCCACTCCTGGTCCCAGCGCCTCCAGCAGGCCGCCGTAGGCAGGGCCGGCGGGAAGGACACTTCCCGGCAGCAGGATCACCCGAACCGGTTCCATGGCAATCACTTCCGCAGGCTACTTCGCTGCCGCCCGGGCAGTCCTGGCAGTCCTTGCCTTGGGCTCCCTGGGCTCTTTGGGCGGCAGGGACGCGATGTAACCCAGCGCCTTTTCGGCCCATGCCCGCGCCCGGGTGTCATCGCCGTCGCCCTCTTCGTTCCAGACCTCCGGCAGCCCGGTGTATCCGCCCATGGGCCGCTCCGCCGGGCCGAACGGCACGGTCCGCTCGGATGACTCCAGCATCTCCTTGTCCTCCGGGGAGAGCTTCACGCCGATGGTGGACCCGAACAGCCCGGCGAACATGTTGCCGTTGATGAACGCGCCGAGGTTGCCGAACATCGGCTTCACCACCACCCCCGGATGGTCAGGGACCACGCGCCGGAACCGTTCTTTGTCTTCCTCGCTTGCCTTGGGCATCTCCATGGCTTCATCTCCCGGTGGCAGGGTATTTCCGCAGGATCTGGATGCAGGATATGCCTATTCGCAGGCGGGGTCGAGGGTCTGTGGAGCCCATGGCGCAGGCCACAAAAGTCCCGGGCTGAGCAGGTCAAACTTCCCTGCGGAGTGCTATATATAGCTCAAGGCAACTATTTTTTGGCTGCCCCGCCAGGTCGCATGGATCCGGGAGTTTCCGGGGGCTGGAGGCAACGGTGCTGAACATGCCGGACTCCGCCCCGGCCGAAAAGATTCCCGCCCGGCCCGCCGCCTTCCCCGCCCGGCCCGCTGCCAGGGGCGCGCTCGTGGCCCTCGCCGCGCTCGCCATGCTTACGGGCTGCAGCGGCGGCGTTGGCGGGTCGGTGTCCACGGCCGTGAAGGACAGCTCCTCCGCCGTGGCCACCGCGCGGATCGCCCTCCGCCAGGACATGGACGGCAACCTCACCCAAGCGGCCACCGCCACCAGCCTGGACGACGGCCTCAAGGAGGTGGAGACCAGCAGGAGCAGTGTCCTGAAGCTCTCACCGGCAACGCAGGAGGAGCGCGTGGTGCAGAAGCAGGCACTGGACGTGCTGGACCAGTGCGCCGCGGGTTTCGCCACGGCGCGTGCCGCCCTGGCAGCGAACGACGGCGGCAGCCCCTCGCTCTCCGACGGTGACAAGGCGCTCGCGGACGCGCAGGACGTCCTGAAGCAGCTCGAAGACACGGTGGGGTCCCAATGAAGCGGCTCCTCGGCGTCGCGCTCGGGGTCCTCACTGCCATCGGCGGGTTCGTGGACATTGGGGATTTGGTGACCAACGCTGTCGTCGGTTCCCGCTTCGGAATGTCAATGGTGTGGGTGGTGGCCGTCGGCGTGGTGGGCATCTGCCTGTTCGCCAACATGTCCGGCCGGGTGGCGGCGGCATCGGGGCGGGCCACCTTCGAAGTGATCCGCGAACGCCTTGGCGCGCGGGCAGGGCTGGCCAACCTCTCGGCGTCCTTCCTGATCAACCTGATGACCGTCACCGCGGAGTTGGGCGGCATTGCCCTTGCCCTGCAGCTGGCCAGCAGTCTGTATTACCTTCTGTGGATCCCTGTAGCGGCACTGGCCGTGTGGCTGGTCATCTGGCGCGTGCGGTTCACCATCATGGAAAACGTGACGGGGTTGCTGGGCCTGTCACTGATCACCTTCATCGTGGCGCTGTTCCTGCTGAAGCCCGATTGGGGCGCCTTGGCGGGGCAGCTGATGCCTGCCGTCCCGGAGCAGGAAACCTTGTGGACATACAGCTACTACGCCATTGCCCTGTTTGGCGCAGCCATGACTCCCTATGAAGTTTTCTTCTTTTCCTCCGGCGCAGTGGAGGAAGGCTGGACCGTGAAGGACCTGGTGCAGGAACGGATCAACGTCCTGGTGGGGTTCCCGCTGGGCGGCCTGCTGTCCGTGGCCATCGCCGCGTGCGCCACGGTGGTGCTCCTGCCGGCCGGCATCTCCGTTACGTCCCTGTCCCAGGTGGTGCTCCCCGTGGCGGAGGGGGCCGGGAAACTGGGCCTGGCCATCCTGCTGGTGGGCTTCGTGGCCGCTACCTTTGGCGCCGCCCTGGAGACCACCCTCTCGTCCGGCTACACCCTGGCCCAGTTCTTCGGCTGGTCCTGGGGCAAGTTCCGGCGGCCGGCGCAAGCCGCCCGATTCCACCTTTCGATGATCGTTTGCCTGCTGATCGGCATCGCGGTCCTGGCTACCGGCGTGGACCCGGTGCAGGTGACCGAATACTCCGTGGTGTTCTCCGCCATTGCCCTGCCGCTGACGTACCTGCCCGTCCTCATCGTGGCCAACGACCCCCAGTACATGCGCGAGCACGTGAACGGGCGCGCGGTCAACGTGCTGGGGATGGTCTATCTGGTGATCATCATGGTGGCTTCGCTCGCCGCCATTCCGCTCATGATTGTGACAGGAGCCGGCTCATGACACCGCCGTCAGCCCCGCTGCCGCCGGTGCCGCGCGTGGCCGGCCGCATCCTCGACGCGCAGCTTCACCTCATGGACCGGCAGGTCCTGGACCACGACGGCGTCCCGGTCACCACCGTGGATGACCTCGAGGTGAGCGGGCCTGCTTTGGACGTGGAGATTGAGCCGGGGACGGCGCCGCCAGTCATCACGGCCCTGCTGACCGGGGCGGTGCTGGGCACGCGCATCTTTGGCGGCAGGGCGCCGTCGTCCAGGCTGATCCGCATCCCATGGAAGGACGTGGCGGAAGTGGAGGTGGTGGTGCGTCTTGGCGTGAGCGGCGAACTGCTGGACGCCAGCTGGGTGGAACGGTGGGTGCGGGACAAGATCATCGCGCGGATTCCGGGAGGCCGCCATGATCCTCGGTGACCTGCTGGGGACGCCGGTCCACGACGCCGACGGCGGACGGCTGGGCCGCGTTGCCGACGCCCGGTTCGTGCTGGACGGGCCGCCGCACCAGCTGATGGCGGAGCCGCGGCTGCTGGGGTTGGTGGTCAGCCCGCATAGCGTTGCGTCGTTCCTGGGGTACGAGCGGAACGGCCTCACCCGGCCCTGGCTGCTGGCCCGGATACTGCGCTGGCGGCACCGCGGCTCATTCCTGGTGCTGTGGGAGGACATCGCGATGGTGGGCCCGCGCTCGGTCCGGCTCCGCCCCGGATTCACCCGTTACAACACGATGCTGGAGGGCGGCGGGCAGGTTTAGTGGCGCTGGACAGGTGCGGAATTAGGTGTGGGGCGAATCTCCTGTAGTGTTGATCCTGTTGTTGTGTTTATGCAGTTGGTAGTTCAGGCAGTACGCGCGGTCGAAAGTCCGTGTTCTTCTGAAGTAGCGGTTTTTGAACACCCCACGCCGGAGGGCCCGAAAGTCGGGATTTTCCCTCCACCTTCACGAAGGACAAAAATAATGGCTACTGGTACCGTCAAATGGTTTAACGCTGAAAAGGGCTTCGGCTTCATCTCCCCGGACGACTCCTCGCAGGACGTTTTCGCGCACTACTCCGCGATCAACTCCTCCGGCTTCCGCTCCCTCGAAGAGAACCAGAAGGTTTCCTTCGACACCGAGCAGGGCCCCAAGGGTCCCCAGGCCACCAACATCCAGGCTCTCTAATTTCCTAGAGTTCCGGGACCGTTAGGTTTCCAAGCAGGGCTTGCCGTTCATCGGCAGGCCCTGCTTTTGTTTAACCCAGCTGTGCCAGTTCGCCCACGGGTGTGGCCCCTGCCAGAATTGTCAGCATGCCAACAGCTGGAACAGTCCAGGGTCTGGACCTTCAAATCAGCATTGAGGACAGCGAGCCGCTGATTTGGCGCCGCGTGCACCTCCCCGAAACTCTGACTATCGGCCAATTCCACCTGGCCGTGCAGGCAGCCTTTGGATGGGAGAACCGCCATCTCTACGGCGTGCGCGGGACAGACTCTGCGGGCCGTGAGCGCAGGATCGTTGGGATCGACGACGAAACGGAGGACCTGCACGCAGAGCCCGCGTCCAGCGTCGTCCTCTCCGAACTTCTTAATCCACAGAAGCCAGGGACGTCTTTCGATTACGACTATGACTTCGGGGATTCGTGGATTCACCGTGTGGAACTCGTGGGAACAGCAGAGCTTCAGCCGGGTGAGATGTTGTGTGTTGAGGGTGCCCGGCGCGGGGCGATCGAGGACTCAGGCGGCCCACACGGTTATAGGCAACTGGTCGAAGCGGTTCAGGACTCATCGCATCCGGAGCACCAGGAGGCTACATCCTGGGCTTAGGCATGACCGGGTTGTACGGCCACCGATTCGATCCCGCTGCCTTCGATCTGCACGCCGCCAACAGGAAGCTGCGGATGCTCAGCCTGCAGTGGTGGCCACAGCCGTTAGGGGATCGGGAGCGGGACAGCGTCCTCCGGCCGGTCCGGTGGCTCCTGCATGAAGCGTCCGGCGATGGAGTGGAGCTCACCAAGGACGGTTACCTCAAGCCGGCCCTGGTGAAGCGGGCCATGGAGGAGCTTGGCTGGGCGCACCCGGCCATGGGCAAGGGCAACCGTGAGACGCATGCCCGCCAGGTCGCTGAATTGCGCCAGCACCTGATGGACTGGAAACTCCTGTCCAAACGAAAGGGCCGGCTGGTCCTGTCCCCGCGTGGACGGCGGGGACTCGAGCGGCCGGAGGACTTGTGGGACTACGTGGTGGACCAGATCACCCACCCGCAACATCCGGGTGTTTACCTGGTGACGCTGCTGCAGGTGCACTGGCACCTTACCGGCATCGAGCCGCCGTACGCGTTCCAAGCAGAGATTATCGGCGAGGACCTGCGGATGGCGGGCATGGTCACCCGCTCAGGGGACCCGATACCTGAGGAGTGGGCTGCCGACATCAACCGCACCGTCCGCTGGACGCTCGAGTGCCTGCACCTGACGGAGCCCGCACGGGACTCCATGGGCCCGCTACTGCTCACCGACGGCGGGGTGAAATTCCTTCTGGACGTGTTGGACCGGGCCCGGACTTTCCCACCCGCGGGCCTGCGCGTTGCACAGTAATTTCTTTAGCCGCGCCGTCTCGACAAGTTCCAATTACAGGAGCACTGTTGAAGGTGCACGCGCCTTTAGCATGCACACCAGCGCCGTGGGCGGTGTCTGGCGAAATGGATACTTGCGCGGCACCAGTTGGGGTGGTGCATGTCCGGCCCGAAAATCGGCCGACACTGGCTGCCCGCGCTCCCCGGCATCGGCAGCCAGCACCTTCACTCCGACAAACAGTGGCCGGTTCGGCCAAACATGCAACGGGTTAAATCGGCTACAGCTGCACATCGGCATTTATCAGATCGCCGTTTAAGAAAGCATTGCTATGAAGCACTATCGGGGAAACACACCGAGATCCAACAAACTGGCATTCATTGTCGCATTCGCTGTTGCACTACTCGCCTCCTTGGCTGCAGCCGGCCCCGCATCGGCGGACGGAGGGGACCACCGGACCTGGCAGGTGCAGGTGGGCTCTGAATCCTGGGACCAGGAGATCCAAGGCATGGCGTTCCTCCCGTCAGAGATTTTTATCAATGAGGGAGACACCATTCATTGGCGGGCCAACTCCGCAGAAATCCATACCGTCACGTTCCTGGCGTCGGGCCAGTCGCTGCAACCATTCGATCCGTTCAATGACGATGAGCTGCAACAGCGCGGAAAGAATCACTATGACGGAAAGTCCTACTACAACTCGGGCATCATGGCCAACGTGGACGTGCCCGGCTTCCCGACTGTCAAGGACTACAGCCTGACGTTCCCCTGGAAAGGTGACTTCACTTACTACTGCCTGGTCCATGGCATGGTGATGAAGGGTGCAGTCCATGTACGGGATCGTGGGACGGACTACCCCTACAGCCAGGCGGACTACGATCGCAGATCAGCGGCGCAGGAGCATTCCATCATTCGCGACGGCGAACGGCTCGACGCCTCGCTGGCTGACGACGCCACGAACCATAGGGTCATCGCCGGCGGTGACGACGGCGTGGCGATGGTCATGCGCTTCGTCCAGCCGACCGTGACGGTCCACGTGGGCGACTGGGTGACCTTCGCGAATACAGGCATGGGCGCTCCCCATACCGTCACGTTTGGTACCGAGCCGGCGAACATTTTCGCCCCATCCGGCACGCCTGATAATTTCACCGGCGGTGACCTCAACTCTGGATTCATGCCTCCCGGGGCGGTCTTCAAGGTGAAGTTCCAGACCGAAGGAACGTTCAGGTACATCTGCGCACTCCATGACTACATGGGCATGGTGGGCAAGGTGAAAGTCGTCGACTGACGCCGAATTCACATGCGGTCCGGTCGGTTGCCCCGACCGGACCGTCTGCTTTTCGCAGGTCTTGATAGGGGTCAGTGCAGCCCCATCGCCTCCCGCACCTCATCGAGGATGTGGTGCATGGCCCGTTCCGCCTCTGCGGTATCGCCGCCGGCTACGGCTGTCGCAACGGCCTCATGCGCCTGCAGTGCCTCGCTCCGCGGTTTGAACGGCATGAGCCCCTGCCGGGTCCGGCTGGTCAGGACCTCCGCGATCATCCCTTCCAGGGCGCGGAACATTTCATTGCCGCAGCTTCGCAGCAGCAGCTGATGGAAAGCGATATCGGCGGCCAGGAAGGCCTGGAGGTCGCCGGCCTCGCCCAACCGGCGGAGGTCGTGGGCCAGGGACACCAGTTGTGCACGCTCCGCGGCGCTGGCCCTGCGTGCCGCGCCCGCGGCGGCGATGGGTTCGACGGCGATGCGCAGCTCGGTGAGGCTGCTGTACTGCAGGTCCCGCCGGTCCGAGGCCAGCCGCCAGCGCACCAGGTTCGGGTCGAAAACGTTCCAGAGTGAGGGTTCCTGCACCACAATGCCCACGCGGCGCCGCGAGTAGACCAGGTTCATCGATTCCAGGACCTTCATGGTGTCCCGGGCAACCGTCCGCGAGATTCCGTACTCGTGCTGCAGCCCTTCGAGGGTGAGCCGGGTGCCGGGGACGAGTTCCCCGGAAGCTATGGCAACCCCCACCGCCTCAATAACGCGGCCCTGCGCCGCCGGGGAGGGACCGCCGTGGTGCACTTCATCGCCGTCCTGGACTGTCGCCGTCGACATTCTTCTCCCCGTTCCGTTACGCGCCGCTGCGCCTCTCCAGAATAGCGGGGAAACCGACAAAGGTATGACTTGTGACACGAATAGATAGCATCTTTGAGCAAGAAAGGTGATACCTTATCGCTTGGCCTGATGAACACCGGGCCGCAGTGAGCTTCTTCGAAAGCCAAAGACGTCTTCTCCGGAGGTATGACATGCAGTATCCAGCCACACACCTGGTGGTCATGGGCGTCGCCGGTTCCGGCAAATCCACCCTGGCAGCTGCCTTGTCCCAACAGTTGGGATGGGCCTGTGCCGAAGCGGATGAATTCCACCCGGAAGCGAACATCACCAAGATGAGCCAGGGCATTGCCCTCCAGGATGAGGACCGCTGGCCCTGGCTTGAGGAGATCCGCAGCTGGATGACCGCTCAGGCTGCTGCCGGCAAGAGCACCGTCCTCACCTGCTCCGCGCTTAAGCGAGGCTACCGTGAGCTGCTCTCCGGCGCCGAAGGCCGGGTCATCTTCCTCCACCTCGACGGCGGTCCGGACCTGATCAGCCAGCGGATGCAGGGGCGCGTGGGCCACTTCATGCCGCCCACCCTGCTGCCCAGCCAGCTGGCAACCCTTGAGCCACTCAGCCAGGAAGAGCTGGACGCAGGCAGCCTCCGCCTCGACATCTCGCGCTCACCCGAAGAGCTGGTCGCCGTCGTCGTGCGGGCCCTCAACCTCCCCTCCGGCCAAGCGCCCACAGCGTCCTGACCCTCCCATTCCCCAACCCTGTTTCAAAGGAGAACCATGACCATCGAAGGATGGACCCAGACAATGGGCGCAGGCCCCCTGCTGCTCATCGCCGCGGCGGCAATTCTTGTGCTGCTGTTCCTGATCATCCGGCTGCGGATGCACGCCCTGATCGCCCTGATCCTCATCAGCCTCGCCACCGCCTTCGCCACCGGCATCCCCGCCAACCAGGTGGTCCCGGTCCTGGTCAACGGCTTCGGCACCACCCTGGGAACGGTGGCACTGCTGGTGGGCCTGGGCGCCATGCTGGGCCGGATCGTGGAAACCAGCGGCGGCGCCAAGGTGCTGGCCGATTACCTGATCGGCGTCTTCGGTGAAAAGCGCGCGCCGTTCGCACTGGGCCTGGCTTCGCTGATCTTTGGCTTCCCCATCTTCTTCGACGCCGGCCTGGTGGTCATGCTGCCGGTGGTCTTCGCCGTCGCCCACCGCCTGGGCGGGGGAGTGCTGCGCTACGGGCTCCCCGCGGCCGGCGCCTTCTCGGTGATGCACATCTTCCTGCCGCCGCACCCGGGTCCGGTCTCCGCCGCGGCCTTCTTCGACGCCAACATCGGCCTGGTGCTGATCGCCGGCCTCATCACCGCAATCCCCACCTGGTACGTCACCGCCTACCTGTACGGCCTGTACACCGGCCGGAAGCTGGTCCTCCCGGTTCCCGAAATCCTGGGCCATGCCAGTGCCGACGCCGAGGCCCACCCGCCGAGGTTCCGCACCATCATCGGGCTGCTGCTCCTGCCGCTGGTGCTGATCTTCCTCAACACGGGACTGAACACCCTGGCCTCCTCCGGCGCCCTGGATGAAGTCGTCAAGAAGGAACAGTGGTTCCAGATCCTGC
Proteins encoded in this window:
- a CDS encoding cold-shock protein, which translates into the protein MATGTVKWFNAEKGFGFISPDDSSQDVFAHYSAINSSGFRSLEENQKVSFDTEQGPKGPQATNIQAL
- a CDS encoding alpha/beta fold hydrolase, whose product is MEPVRVILLPGSVLPAGPAYGGLLEALGPGVEAAAKDLELYAGDAPPRDWSLDTEADGVLREADRRGWDTFHVVGYSGGGSATLALTASHPERLRSLALLEPAWAGTWDWSPGHRALWKKYDQLDGLPPEEFIRAFMRLGVRDDVVLPPPPPGPPPPWMAKRPAGIGAFIRTFTSYNLDRDRLASFDRPVLFILGGKSNPDDYADNARRLGQVFPDFRLEVFPDRHHFDPPHRIEPQRVAALLREHWAKAESRPGEQ
- a CDS encoding response regulator; amino-acid sequence: MEIPAAPLDSRRSPAWTARIFILNDHEPVRRGLRDLLESDGFVIAGESGSAAEAARLIPLLEPDLAVLDDRLPDGTGIEVCRELRATAPGVRCLILTSWDEPHAVRAAVLAGASGYVLKQVRDNNQLVDAIRSAAAGSSLLRPGVRERIAESLYAASSASWLDSLTERERNVLAFMARGLTNRQIGQELVLADESVAACVSSVLQKLGFRRRSQLIPVPIPRAWELLH
- a CDS encoding plastocyanin/azurin family copper-binding protein, translating into MAAAGPASADGGDHRTWQVQVGSESWDQEIQGMAFLPSEIFINEGDTIHWRANSAEIHTVTFLASGQSLQPFDPFNDDELQQRGKNHYDGKSYYNSGIMANVDVPGFPTVKDYSLTFPWKGDFTYYCLVHGMVMKGAVHVRDRGTDYPYSQADYDRRSAAQEHSIIRDGERLDASLADDATNHRVIAGGDDGVAMVMRFVQPTVTVHVGDWVTFANTGMGAPHTVTFGTEPANIFAPSGTPDNFTGGDLNSGFMPPGAVFKVKFQTEGTFRYICALHDYMGMVGKVKVVD
- a CDS encoding FadR/GntR family transcriptional regulator, which gives rise to MSTATVQDGDEVHHGGPSPAAQGRVIEAVGVAIASGELVPGTRLTLEGLQHEYGISRTVARDTMKVLESMNLVYSRRRVGIVVQEPSLWNVFDPNLVRWRLASDRRDLQYSSLTELRIAVEPIAAAGAARRASAAERAQLVSLAHDLRRLGEAGDLQAFLAADIAFHQLLLRSCGNEMFRALEGMIAEVLTSRTRQGLMPFKPRSEALQAHEAVATAVAGGDTAEAERAMHHILDEVREAMGLH
- a CDS encoding NRAMP family divalent metal transporter, translating into MKRLLGVALGVLTAIGGFVDIGDLVTNAVVGSRFGMSMVWVVAVGVVGICLFANMSGRVAAASGRATFEVIRERLGARAGLANLSASFLINLMTVTAELGGIALALQLASSLYYLLWIPVAALAVWLVIWRVRFTIMENVTGLLGLSLITFIVALFLLKPDWGALAGQLMPAVPEQETLWTYSYYAIALFGAAMTPYEVFFFSSGAVEEGWTVKDLVQERINVLVGFPLGGLLSVAIAACATVVLLPAGISVTSLSQVVLPVAEGAGKLGLAILLVGFVAATFGAALETTLSSGYTLAQFFGWSWGKFRRPAQAARFHLSMIVCLLIGIAVLATGVDPVQVTEYSVVFSAIALPLTYLPVLIVANDPQYMREHVNGRAVNVLGMVYLVIIMVASLAAIPLMIVTGAGS
- a CDS encoding PRC-barrel domain-containing protein gives rise to the protein MILGDLLGTPVHDADGGRLGRVADARFVLDGPPHQLMAEPRLLGLVVSPHSVASFLGYERNGLTRPWLLARILRWRHRGSFLVLWEDIAMVGPRSVRLRPGFTRYNTMLEGGGQV
- a CDS encoding TfoX/Sxy family protein, with the protein product MEMPKASEEDKERFRRVVPDHPGVVVKPMFGNLGAFINGNMFAGLFGSTIGVKLSPEDKEMLESSERTVPFGPAERPMGGYTGLPEVWNEEGDGDDTRARAWAEKALGYIASLPPKEPREPKARTARTARAAAK
- a CDS encoding gluconokinase: MQYPATHLVVMGVAGSGKSTLAAALSQQLGWACAEADEFHPEANITKMSQGIALQDEDRWPWLEEIRSWMTAQAAAGKSTVLTCSALKRGYRELLSGAEGRVIFLHLDGGPDLISQRMQGRVGHFMPPTLLPSQLATLEPLSQEELDAGSLRLDISRSPEELVAVVVRALNLPSGQAPTAS
- a CDS encoding plasmid pRiA4b ORF-3 family protein, with the translated sequence MPTAGTVQGLDLQISIEDSEPLIWRRVHLPETLTIGQFHLAVQAAFGWENRHLYGVRGTDSAGRERRIVGIDDETEDLHAEPASSVVLSELLNPQKPGTSFDYDYDFGDSWIHRVELVGTAELQPGEMLCVEGARRGAIEDSGGPHGYRQLVEAVQDSSHPEHQEATSWA